One genomic region from Solwaraspora sp. WMMD792 encodes:
- a CDS encoding ParB/RepB/Spo0J family partition protein codes for MKNRPKGGLGRGLGALIPTTAPVQPGVAQPASAPVTPSPATAAVSGSVGTSAAVATEPAAPLPADLSPVPGARFAELPVAAIVPNPKQPRQVFDDEALEELKVSIEQVGFLQPIVVRQLDDGEQYELVMGERRWRAAQAIGRESIPAIVRDTRDDAMLRDALLENIHRANLNPLEEAAAYQQLLDEFGATHEELARRIGRSRPQISNTIRLLNLPAQVQRRVAAGVLSAGHARALLSLDDSDAQDALALRIVAEGLSVRATEELVALAGTDDSAKRTASPQRRPKAHAPALTDLADRLSDRFDTRVKVDIGRSKGKITIEFATVDDLERIVGIIGVGDGDDSSGAVD; via the coding sequence ATGAAGAACCGTCCGAAGGGCGGGCTTGGGCGCGGGCTCGGTGCCCTCATCCCCACCACCGCTCCGGTTCAGCCGGGTGTCGCACAGCCGGCCTCGGCGCCGGTGACCCCGTCACCGGCCACCGCAGCCGTCTCCGGCAGCGTCGGCACCTCTGCTGCCGTCGCGACGGAACCGGCTGCGCCGCTGCCCGCCGATCTGTCGCCGGTGCCCGGTGCCCGGTTCGCGGAGCTGCCGGTCGCCGCGATCGTGCCGAACCCGAAGCAGCCCCGGCAGGTCTTCGACGACGAGGCGCTCGAGGAGCTGAAGGTCTCGATCGAGCAGGTCGGGTTCCTGCAGCCGATCGTCGTACGACAGCTGGACGACGGTGAGCAGTACGAGCTGGTGATGGGGGAACGCCGCTGGCGTGCCGCGCAGGCGATCGGCCGGGAGTCCATCCCCGCGATCGTCCGGGACACCAGGGACGACGCGATGCTCCGGGACGCGCTGCTGGAGAACATCCACCGGGCCAACCTCAACCCGCTCGAGGAGGCGGCCGCGTACCAGCAGTTGCTCGACGAGTTCGGGGCGACCCACGAAGAACTCGCCAGGCGGATCGGCCGGAGCCGGCCGCAGATCTCCAACACGATCCGGCTGTTGAATCTGCCGGCTCAGGTGCAGCGGAGGGTGGCCGCCGGAGTGCTGTCGGCCGGTCACGCCCGGGCGCTGCTCAGCCTCGACGATTCCGACGCCCAGGACGCCCTGGCGCTACGCATCGTCGCCGAAGGGCTCTCGGTCCGGGCCACCGAGGAACTGGTGGCACTCGCCGGAACCGATGACTCGGCGAAGCGTACGGCCAGTCCGCAGCGACGCCCGAAGGCCCACGCCCCGGCCCTCACCGATCTCGCCGATCGCTTGTCCGACCGATTCGACACCCGGGTCAAGGTCGACATCGGGCGGAGCAAGGGCAAGATCACTATCGAGTTCGCCACGGTAGACGATCTGGAGCGGATCGTCGGGATCATCGGAGTCGGCGACGGGGACGACTCTTCTGGGGCCGTCGACTGA
- a CDS encoding GNAT family N-acetyltransferase — protein MSRRLVSLTLDTLEELPRSCRRCVFWELDPVAADRARTSGDPALEKEAWVSQTLLEWGSCGKLAYVDGMPAGFVMYAPPAYLPRSMAFPTSPVSADAVLLTTAHVVQPFAGGGLGRMLVQGVARDLTKRGIKAIEAFGDATADPEETAGRGCLAPADFYLSVGFKTVRQHPRFPRLRLELRTALSWKSDVEYALEKLLGSMTPESLLRPATRAATN, from the coding sequence ATGTCGCGACGTCTGGTCAGTCTGACGCTGGACACGCTGGAGGAGCTACCCAGATCCTGCCGGCGGTGTGTCTTCTGGGAGCTCGATCCGGTGGCAGCCGACCGCGCCCGGACCTCCGGCGACCCGGCGCTGGAGAAGGAGGCGTGGGTCTCCCAGACCCTGCTGGAGTGGGGTTCCTGCGGCAAGCTCGCCTACGTCGACGGCATGCCGGCCGGCTTCGTGATGTACGCGCCGCCGGCCTACCTGCCGAGGTCGATGGCGTTCCCGACGTCCCCGGTCTCCGCCGATGCGGTACTGCTGACCACGGCGCACGTGGTGCAGCCGTTCGCCGGTGGTGGCCTCGGGCGGATGCTGGTGCAGGGCGTGGCCCGGGATCTCACCAAACGGGGCATCAAGGCGATCGAGGCGTTCGGTGACGCCACCGCCGACCCGGAGGAGACGGCCGGTCGGGGCTGTCTCGCCCCAGCCGACTTCTACCTGTCGGTCGGCTTCAAGACGGTCCGGCAGCACCCCCGGTTCCCCCGGCTACGGCTGGAGTTGCGGACCGCGTTGTCGTGGAAGTCGGACGTCGAGTACGCCCTGGAGAAGCTGCTCGGCTCGATGACTCCGGAGAGCCTGCTTCGCCCGGCCACCCGCGCGGCGACGAACTGA
- a CDS encoding PLP-dependent aminotransferase family protein, whose protein sequence is MTGTTLDDYTDRYARRVRGMTASEIRALFAVASRPEVVSLAGGAPYVAALPLDAVGEMLGRLAAETGTSTLQYGIGQGTLDLRERICEVMSLSGIDVSSGASPEDVVVTVGGQQALDLVARLFLDPGDVVLAEGPTYVGALGVFQAAQAQVVHVPMDADGLIPEALGQAITEVARSGRRAKFLYTIPTFQNPAGVTLTDERRDRVLDICERAGLLVVEDDPYGQLSFDGEAPAPLRARRRHGVFYLSTFSKTFAPGLRVGWILAPHAVREKLVIASEAQILCPSAYAQAAVATYLATMPWREQLKTYREVYRERRDALLSALTDLMPAGTTWTRPSGGLFVWASLPDGLDAKAMVPRAIAARVAYVPGTGFYSDGSGAGNMRLNFSYPPPERIREGVRRLAGVMERESAMREVFGPVTGGSGRRQRPGADAPGPDLA, encoded by the coding sequence ATGACCGGCACGACACTCGACGACTACACCGACCGCTATGCCCGCAGGGTCCGGGGGATGACCGCCTCGGAGATCCGGGCGCTGTTCGCCGTCGCCAGTCGGCCGGAGGTGGTGTCGCTCGCTGGCGGAGCCCCGTACGTCGCCGCGCTGCCGCTGGACGCGGTCGGCGAGATGCTCGGCCGGCTCGCCGCCGAGACCGGCACCTCGACCCTGCAGTACGGCATCGGCCAGGGCACCCTCGACCTGCGGGAACGGATCTGCGAAGTGATGTCGCTGTCCGGGATCGACGTCTCGTCCGGGGCTTCCCCTGAGGACGTGGTGGTGACCGTCGGCGGGCAGCAGGCCCTCGATCTGGTCGCCCGGCTATTCCTGGACCCGGGCGACGTGGTCCTCGCCGAGGGCCCCACCTACGTCGGCGCCCTCGGCGTGTTTCAGGCGGCGCAGGCCCAGGTGGTGCACGTGCCGATGGACGCCGACGGGCTGATCCCCGAGGCGCTGGGGCAGGCGATCACCGAGGTGGCCCGGTCCGGCCGACGGGCGAAGTTCCTCTACACCATCCCGACGTTCCAGAACCCGGCTGGCGTGACGCTGACCGACGAGCGCCGCGACCGGGTACTCGACATCTGCGAACGCGCCGGCCTGCTGGTCGTTGAGGACGACCCGTACGGCCAGCTGAGCTTCGACGGCGAAGCGCCGGCGCCGCTGCGGGCCCGACGCCGGCACGGCGTCTTCTACCTGAGCACATTCTCCAAGACCTTTGCGCCAGGGCTGCGGGTCGGTTGGATTCTCGCTCCGCACGCGGTACGCGAGAAGCTGGTCATCGCCAGTGAGGCGCAGATCCTCTGCCCCAGTGCCTACGCCCAGGCCGCGGTCGCCACCTACCTGGCCACCATGCCGTGGCGGGAGCAGCTCAAGACGTACCGGGAGGTCTACCGGGAGCGGCGGGACGCGCTGCTGTCCGCGCTGACCGACCTGATGCCGGCCGGGACGACCTGGACCCGACCGAGCGGCGGCCTGTTCGTCTGGGCGTCGCTGCCGGACGGGTTGGACGCCAAAGCCATGGTCCCCCGGGCCATCGCCGCCCGGGTGGCCTACGTTCCCGGCACCGGCTTCTACTCTGACGGCTCCGGGGCCGGCAACATGCGGCTCAACTTCTCCTACCCCCCGCCGGAGCGGATCCGGGAAGGCGTCCGGCGGCTGGCCGGTGTGATGGAGCGGGAGTCGGCGATGCGCGAGGTCTTTGGACCGGTCACCGGCGGATCCGGCCGACGCCAGCGCCCCGGCGCGGACGCGCCCGGGCCTGACTTGGCATGA
- the trxA gene encoding thioredoxin, translating into MGATRAVTEASFATDVLMSDKPVLVDFWAEWCQPCRKVAPLLEEIATEMGDKVSIVKLNIDENPEIARRYRVMSVPTLTVFKAGEPVQSVAGARPKGDLVKLIESAF; encoded by the coding sequence GTGGGAGCTACCCGAGCGGTCACCGAGGCCAGCTTCGCCACCGACGTACTGATGTCCGACAAGCCGGTGCTGGTGGACTTCTGGGCCGAGTGGTGCCAGCCGTGCCGCAAGGTCGCACCGCTGCTCGAGGAGATCGCCACCGAGATGGGTGACAAGGTGTCGATCGTCAAACTGAACATCGACGAGAACCCGGAGATCGCCCGCCGGTACCGGGTGATGTCGGTTCCCACGCTCACCGTGTTCAAGGCCGGTGAGCCGGTGCAGTCGGTGGCCGGCGCCCGGCCCAAGGGCGACCTGGTCAAGCTGATCGAGTCGGCCTTCTGA
- a CDS encoding R3H domain-containing nucleic acid-binding protein codes for MTDTSLPSADPSVDEEVVPARAADSADDRPGDADDAGTDEADEDAAGKGASAPASAATDNDLFQQSEIAADYVEGLLDILDYDGDIDELVSGGRPVVEVVGGQLSALVGQRGATLEALQELTRLAVFRQTGSPSRLLLDVGGYRNNRRKELAAVAKNAVEKVKEYGEPVRLEPMSAFERKCVHDVVNALDGVLSESEGVEPTRRIVVRPAD; via the coding sequence CTGTCGACGAGGAGGTTGTCCCGGCCCGGGCCGCCGACAGCGCCGACGACCGCCCTGGCGACGCCGACGACGCGGGCACCGACGAGGCTGACGAGGACGCGGCCGGCAAGGGCGCGTCAGCGCCCGCTTCCGCCGCCACCGACAACGACCTGTTCCAGCAGAGCGAAATCGCCGCCGACTACGTCGAGGGACTGCTGGACATCCTCGACTACGACGGCGACATCGACGAGCTGGTCTCCGGCGGCCGTCCCGTGGTGGAGGTGGTCGGCGGGCAGCTCAGTGCCCTGGTCGGGCAGCGGGGTGCGACCCTGGAGGCGCTCCAGGAGCTGACCAGGCTCGCGGTCTTCCGGCAGACCGGATCGCCCAGCCGGCTACTGCTGGATGTCGGCGGTTACCGGAACAACCGGCGCAAGGAGTTGGCCGCGGTGGCGAAGAACGCGGTGGAGAAGGTCAAGGAGTACGGCGAGCCGGTGCGGCTGGAGCCGATGTCCGCCTTCGAGCGCAAGTGCGTACACGACGTGGTGAATGCGCTCGACGGCGTGCTGAGCGAGTCCGAGGGTGTCGAACCGACCCGGCGCATCGTCGTCCGTCCGGCCGACTGA
- the rsmG gene encoding 16S rRNA (guanine(527)-N(7))-methyltransferase RsmG, giving the protein MTDLPEQTDRVATGPDGFPSGPVPSGAPVPSGPATLASPPDSAREIFGAEQLRLAVRYAGLLASEGLLRGLIGPREVPRLWERHLLNCAVVGELVPDGATVLDVGSGAGLPGLVLAVARPDLSVILVEPLARRTAFLVEAVSVLGLTDRVDVLRGRAEELRRDFPDGAAPVVTARAVAPIDRLAGWCLPLVEPGGRLLAMKGDSAGAEITEHRSAVVRSGGGDPVLRRCGERWLDPPTTVVEIERSAPVPGAGGRRRSERGDRVRPRSSRRTRG; this is encoded by the coding sequence ATGACCGATCTGCCCGAGCAGACTGATCGGGTGGCTACCGGCCCGGACGGGTTCCCGTCCGGGCCGGTTCCGTCGGGAGCGCCCGTTCCGTCAGGACCGGCCACGCTGGCGTCGCCCCCCGATTCCGCCCGCGAGATTTTCGGTGCCGAGCAGCTGCGGCTAGCGGTCCGGTACGCCGGCCTGCTGGCCTCGGAAGGACTGCTCCGTGGACTCATCGGGCCGCGCGAGGTGCCCCGGCTCTGGGAGCGGCATCTGCTGAACTGCGCGGTCGTCGGTGAACTCGTCCCCGACGGAGCGACGGTGCTGGACGTCGGATCCGGGGCCGGCCTACCCGGGCTGGTCCTGGCCGTGGCGCGGCCGGACCTCAGCGTCATCCTGGTTGAGCCGTTGGCCCGGCGAACCGCCTTTCTCGTCGAGGCGGTGTCGGTCCTTGGCCTCACCGACCGGGTCGACGTGCTGCGTGGCCGGGCCGAGGAACTGCGCCGGGATTTCCCCGACGGTGCGGCGCCGGTGGTCACCGCGCGGGCGGTGGCCCCAATCGACCGGCTGGCCGGCTGGTGTCTACCGCTGGTCGAGCCCGGTGGGCGGCTACTCGCCATGAAGGGCGATTCGGCCGGGGCGGAGATCACCGAGCACCGATCGGCGGTGGTTCGGTCGGGTGGCGGTGATCCGGTGCTGCGTCGCTGCGGCGAACGATGGCTCGACCCGCCGACCACCGTGGTGGAGATCGAGCGGTCCGCTCCGGTGCCCGGGGCGGGTGGTCGACGCCGCTCGGAACGCGGCGACCGAGTACGGCCGCGTTCGTCGCGGCGGACCCGGGGGTGA
- a CDS encoding transposase, which yields MSRTVKRAFRYRFHPTPGQAAELARTFGCVRLVYNMALAARSEAWTLRRERVTYNATSAMLTGWKKTDDLAFLNDVSCVPLQQALRHLQTAFTNFWAKRARYPTFKSRKKSRRSAEYTASAFRWRDGRLTLAKMSEPLDIVWSRPLPQGAAPSTVTVSQDPAGRWFVSLLCDDRIEPAPATTAVVGVDAGLDSLFTLSTGEKIPNPRHERRDRDRLARAQRNLARKARGSANRAKARLAVARVHARIADRRRDHLHKLTTRLVRESQTIVIEDLTVRNMTANHRLARAISDAGWRQFRTMLGYKTDWYGRDLVVVDRWFPSTRLCSGCGVLAERMPLAVRSWTCRCGQAHDRDVNAARNILAEGLSVIACGGGVRPHRESSSRTGRSSVKQEPPGATQGIPVP from the coding sequence GTGTCCAGGACCGTGAAGCGGGCGTTCAGGTACCGCTTCCACCCCACCCCCGGGCAGGCCGCCGAGCTCGCCCGGACGTTCGGTTGTGTCCGGCTGGTGTACAACATGGCGCTGGCCGCCCGCAGCGAGGCGTGGACCCTGCGTCGGGAACGGGTCACCTACAACGCCACGTCGGCGATGCTCACCGGGTGGAAGAAGACCGACGACCTCGCGTTCCTCAACGACGTCTCCTGCGTCCCTCTGCAGCAGGCACTGCGGCACCTGCAGACCGCGTTCACCAACTTCTGGGCCAAACGGGCCCGGTACCCGACGTTCAAGTCGAGGAAGAAGTCGCGGCGGTCGGCGGAGTACACCGCCAGCGCGTTCCGCTGGCGCGACGGCCGCCTCACCCTCGCCAAGATGTCCGAACCGTTGGACATCGTCTGGTCCCGACCGCTCCCGCAGGGCGCGGCGCCGTCGACGGTGACCGTGTCGCAGGACCCGGCGGGCCGCTGGTTCGTCTCCCTGCTCTGCGACGACCGGATCGAACCGGCCCCGGCCACCACTGCCGTGGTGGGGGTCGACGCCGGCCTCGACAGCCTGTTCACCCTGTCCACCGGGGAGAAGATCCCCAACCCGAGACATGAACGCCGTGACCGCGATCGGCTGGCCCGCGCCCAGCGGAACCTCGCACGCAAGGCCAGAGGTTCGGCGAACCGGGCCAAGGCCCGGTTGGCGGTGGCCCGGGTTCATGCCCGGATCGCCGACCGCCGCCGCGACCACCTGCACAAGTTGACCACTCGGCTCGTTCGTGAAAGCCAAACGATCGTGATCGAGGACCTGACCGTCCGCAACATGACGGCCAACCACCGTCTGGCCCGCGCCATCTCCGACGCGGGCTGGCGGCAGTTCCGCACCATGCTGGGGTACAAAACCGACTGGTACGGCCGGGACCTGGTGGTCGTGGACCGCTGGTTCCCGTCGACCCGACTGTGCTCGGGCTGTGGCGTACTGGCCGAGCGGATGCCGTTGGCGGTCCGGTCGTGGACCTGCCGGTGCGGGCAGGCCCACGACCGGGACGTCAACGCGGCCCGCAACATCCTCGCGGAGGGGCTCTCCGTGATTGCCTGTGGAGGCGGTGTAAGACCTCACCGGGAGTCCTCCTCTCGGACGGGGCGGTCGTCGGTGAAACAGGAACCCCCTGGGGCGACCCAGGGAATCCCCGTCCCTTAG
- a CDS encoding D-alanine--D-alanine ligase gives MSPALDPTATESSSSPAAPDPRVLVLAGGLSYERDVSLKSGRRVLDALRSVGVEAEMRDADVSLIPALRSDPPDAVVIALHGATGEDGSLRGVLDLCGVPYIGCDARAARLAWDKPSAKAVLREAGIPTPDWVALPHDRFSELGAVAVLERIVERLGLPLMVKPAQGGSGLGAAVVREAAELSAAMVGCFAYDSTALVERYVTGMDVAVSVVDRGNGPEALPAVEIVPRNGVYDYAARYTAGLTTWHAPARLDEPAAEQVAATAVAAHRALGLRDLSRVDMIVDPDGRPHVLEVNVSPGMTETSLLPLAVQAGGLDLGELLATLVVRAAARPYDPAN, from the coding sequence ATGAGCCCAGCGCTGGACCCCACCGCAACCGAATCCTCGTCGTCGCCTGCTGCCCCGGATCCGCGCGTGCTCGTTCTCGCCGGCGGGTTGTCGTACGAACGGGACGTCTCGCTGAAGTCCGGTCGCCGGGTGCTGGACGCGCTCCGCTCGGTCGGCGTCGAGGCCGAGATGCGCGATGCCGACGTCTCGCTGATTCCAGCGCTGCGCTCCGACCCGCCGGACGCGGTGGTCATCGCGTTGCACGGGGCGACCGGTGAGGACGGCTCGCTGCGCGGCGTACTGGATCTTTGCGGCGTGCCGTACATCGGCTGCGACGCCCGCGCCGCCCGCCTGGCCTGGGACAAGCCGTCGGCCAAGGCGGTGCTGCGCGAGGCGGGCATCCCGACCCCGGACTGGGTCGCGCTGCCCCACGACCGGTTCTCCGAGCTGGGTGCGGTCGCCGTGCTGGAGCGGATCGTCGAACGGCTCGGCCTGCCGCTGATGGTCAAGCCGGCGCAGGGTGGCTCCGGGCTGGGCGCGGCGGTGGTACGCGAGGCGGCAGAGCTCTCCGCAGCGATGGTCGGCTGCTTCGCGTACGACTCGACGGCGTTGGTGGAGCGGTACGTCACCGGGATGGACGTCGCCGTATCGGTCGTCGACCGGGGCAACGGCCCGGAGGCGCTACCGGCCGTCGAGATCGTGCCACGCAACGGTGTCTACGACTACGCTGCCCGCTACACCGCCGGACTGACGACCTGGCACGCGCCGGCCCGGCTGGACGAGCCGGCCGCCGAGCAGGTGGCGGCGACCGCCGTCGCCGCTCACCGGGCACTCGGGCTGCGGGACCTCTCCCGCGTCGACATGATCGTCGACCCCGACGGCCGGCCGCACGTCCTGGAGGTCAACGTCTCACCCGGAATGACCGAGACCTCGCTGTTGCCGCTGGCGGTCCAGGCCGGCGGGCTGGACCTCGGCGAACTGCTCGCCACCCTGGTGGTTCGGGCTGCGGCCCGACCGTACGACCCGGCTAACTGA
- a CDS encoding AAA family ATPase: MHDNGSYEDPRLTGERHGVGDPTLVSRETAYHPGWPEGGAAPVSGAPQPPTTAPVPTAPGVPTRAGVPLVADTSVGAAPPTPEQPAPNPTSPAADEPYVSRETPNREEDDPPLAMEALRAVQILNPSGEVTMPRPDRTRVMCVANQKGGVGKTTTTVNLAVALALHGNRVMVVDLDPQGNASTGLNVPHHAGVPDVYDCLIDNVPLTEVAQPVEGIPDLWCVPATIDLAGAEIELVSVVARESRLSRAITAYPVELDYVFIDCPPSLGLLTVNALVAAQEVLIPIQCEYYALEGLNQLINNINLVRQHLNPTLDVSTILLTMYDRRTRLADAVEQDVRNHFGDKVLQSVIPRNVRVSEAPSYGQSVMTYDPGSRGATSYFEAAQEIAERGVARVGRNV, translated from the coding sequence GTGCATGACAACGGTAGTTACGAGGATCCGCGGTTGACCGGCGAGCGCCACGGTGTCGGCGACCCCACGTTGGTTTCACGTGAAACGGCGTACCACCCGGGTTGGCCGGAGGGCGGGGCGGCGCCGGTCAGTGGGGCACCTCAACCGCCCACGACGGCGCCGGTGCCCACAGCGCCGGGCGTCCCGACCCGGGCCGGTGTGCCGCTCGTAGCGGACACGTCGGTCGGCGCCGCACCCCCGACGCCGGAGCAACCGGCGCCCAACCCGACCTCCCCGGCCGCCGACGAGCCGTACGTTTCACGTGAAACACCGAATCGGGAAGAGGATGATCCCCCCTTGGCAATGGAGGCTTTGCGCGCCGTGCAGATTCTGAACCCCAGCGGCGAGGTGACCATGCCCCGGCCGGACCGGACCCGGGTGATGTGCGTGGCCAACCAGAAGGGGGGCGTCGGTAAGACGACCACTACGGTGAATCTCGCGGTGGCCCTGGCGCTGCACGGGAACCGGGTGATGGTTGTCGACCTCGACCCACAGGGCAACGCCTCGACCGGACTCAACGTCCCGCACCACGCAGGCGTACCGGACGTCTACGACTGCCTGATCGACAACGTACCGCTGACCGAGGTGGCGCAGCCGGTCGAGGGGATACCCGACCTCTGGTGCGTTCCCGCGACGATCGATCTGGCCGGGGCCGAGATCGAGCTGGTCTCCGTGGTGGCCCGGGAGTCCCGGCTGTCCCGAGCCATCACGGCGTACCCGGTCGAGCTGGACTACGTGTTCATCGACTGCCCACCGTCGTTGGGTCTGCTGACGGTCAACGCGCTGGTCGCCGCGCAAGAGGTGCTGATCCCGATCCAGTGCGAGTACTACGCGCTGGAAGGACTCAACCAGTTGATCAACAACATCAACCTGGTCCGGCAGCATCTCAACCCGACGCTGGACGTCTCCACCATCCTGCTCACGATGTACGACCGCCGGACCCGGCTGGCCGACGCCGTCGAGCAGGACGTGCGCAACCACTTCGGGGACAAGGTGCTCCAGTCGGTCATCCCCCGCAACGTCCGGGTCTCGGAGGCACCGAGCTACGGCCAGTCGGTGATGACCTACGATCCCGGATCGCGGGGTGCAACAAGCTACTTCGAGGCGGCCCAGGAAATCGCCGAGCGCGGTGTCGCTCGGGTCGGTCGCAATGTCTGA
- a CDS encoding N-acetylmuramoyl-L-alanine amidase, producing the protein MRPIRRDDQGPAVAEIRSILVNLELLEPTPGADVFDARTEHAVRAFQQLRGLSIDGRVGAETWRALDAARWRLGDRALYHSIPQPLVGEDVRALQERLLEMGYDVGRADGVYGGRTARSVTQFQREVGLTADGSCGPYTMHAMRRLGRKVVGGRPQWLREADAFRESGPNLVGKTIVVDPGHGGPDPGVVVIDSGRRWSEAELAYDLAARLEGRLAAAGMRVHLTRGPATTSVLSDPARTQLANDVGADLFISLHVDGHANPAADGVATYHYGTGNGVTSTVGERLAGLVQREIAVRTGLRDCRVHAKSWELLRLTRMPAVRVDVGYLTCSADRARLIRPGFRDQVAEALVAAVQRMYYPVELDVPTGSIDVHTLRAVVDATAEA; encoded by the coding sequence GTGCGCCCGATCCGCCGTGACGATCAGGGTCCCGCCGTTGCCGAGATCCGCTCCATCCTGGTCAACCTGGAGCTGCTCGAGCCAACCCCGGGGGCCGACGTCTTCGACGCCCGCACCGAGCACGCCGTACGCGCCTTCCAGCAGCTCCGTGGCCTGAGCATCGACGGCCGGGTAGGCGCGGAGACCTGGCGGGCGCTGGACGCCGCCCGCTGGCGGCTCGGCGACCGGGCGCTCTACCACTCGATACCGCAGCCACTGGTCGGCGAGGATGTCCGGGCGCTGCAGGAACGTCTGCTGGAGATGGGCTACGACGTGGGCCGCGCCGACGGCGTGTACGGCGGGCGCACCGCCCGCTCGGTCACCCAGTTCCAGCGGGAGGTGGGACTGACCGCCGACGGCAGCTGCGGGCCGTACACCATGCACGCGATGCGCAGGCTGGGCCGCAAGGTGGTCGGCGGACGCCCGCAGTGGCTGCGGGAAGCCGACGCGTTCCGCGAGTCCGGCCCCAACCTGGTGGGCAAGACGATCGTCGTCGACCCTGGTCACGGGGGACCCGATCCCGGCGTTGTGGTCATCGACAGCGGCCGGCGCTGGTCCGAGGCGGAGCTGGCGTACGACCTCGCCGCCCGGTTGGAGGGGCGGCTGGCGGCAGCCGGGATGCGGGTGCATCTCACCCGGGGTCCGGCCACCACCTCGGTGCTCAGCGACCCGGCGCGGACCCAGCTGGCCAACGACGTCGGCGCGGACCTGTTCATCTCCCTGCACGTCGACGGGCACGCCAACCCGGCCGCCGACGGGGTGGCCACCTACCACTACGGCACCGGCAACGGGGTCACGTCGACGGTCGGCGAGCGGCTGGCCGGGCTGGTACAGCGGGAGATCGCGGTACGTACCGGCCTGCGCGACTGCCGGGTCCACGCGAAGAGCTGGGAGTTGCTACGGCTGACCCGGATGCCGGCGGTACGGGTGGACGTCGGTTATCTGACCTGCTCGGCCGACCGGGCCCGGCTGATCCGGCCCGGGTTCCGCGACCAGGTGGCAGAGGCGCTGGTCGCGGCGGTGCAGCGGATGTACTACCCGGTGGAGCTGGACGTGCCGACCGGGTCGATCGACGTACACACGCTGCGGGCGGTGGTCGACGCGACGGCGGAGGCCTGA